A genomic window from Sorex araneus isolate mSorAra2 chromosome 2, mSorAra2.pri, whole genome shotgun sequence includes:
- the LOC101555886 gene encoding urea transporter 2: MSGQPAKEKPESHRRPLLPEPLSSRFKLYESDFTSPSWPSSPQDTHPALPLLEMPEEKNLRSSNEDSHIVKMETTKDRSKRRESEATHQDSAGRRGISLFQALGYITGEMKECRSWLTDKPLAFQFTDWVLRGVAQVMFVNNPLSGLVVCIGLLIQNPWWTIAGGLGVVVSTLTALALSQDREAIASGLHGYNGLLVGLLMAVCSEKLDYYWWLLLPVTFTAMACPVLSSALNSIFSKWDLPVFTLPFNIVVTLYFAATGHYNLFFPTKLVKPVSSLPNITWTEIEMPLLLQAIPIGVGQVYGCDNPWTGGVFLVALFICSPLICLHAAIGSIVGMLAALTVATPFEKIYLGLWSYNCVLSCIAVGGMFYALTWQTHLLALVCALFSAYMGAALANIMSVIGVPPCTWPFCLSTLIFLLLTTSNPAIYKLPLSKVTYPEANRIYYLTLRNGEEEKAPSGD, translated from the exons ATGAGCGGCCAGCCTGCGAAGGAGAAGCCAGAGTCTCACCGCAGACCCCTCCTGCCAGAGCCTCTTTCCAGCAGATTCAAACTCTACGAGTCAGACTTCACCAGCCCCAGCTGGCCCTCGAGCCCCCAGGACACACACCCGGCTCTGCCCCTCCTGGAAATGCCTGAGGAAAAG AATCTTCGATCATCCAATGAAGATAGCCATATTGTGAAAATGGAAACCACCAAGGACAGGAGTAAAAGAAGAGAGAGCGAAGCAACGCATCAGGATTCTGCTGGCCGAAGGGGCATCAGCCTCTTCCAAGCTCTGGGCTACATCACTGGTGAGATGAAGGAGTGCAGGAGCTGGCTGACAG ACAAGCCCCTGGCCTTCCAGTTCACAGACTGGGTCCTGCGGGGGGTGGCCCAGGTTATGTTTGTCAACAACCCTCTCAGTGGGCTCGTGGTCTGCATCGGGCTCCTGATCCAGAACCCCTGGTGGACGATCGCTGGTGGCCTCGGGGTTGTGGTCTCCACCTTAACTGCCCTTGCCTTAAGTCAAGACAG GGAAGCCATTGCCTCAGGACTCCATGGCTACAACGGGCTGCTGGTGGGGCTGCTGATGGCTGTGTGCTCCGAGAAGCTGGACTACTACTGGTGGCTTCTACTTCCGGTCACCTTCACCGCCATGGCCTG TCCAGTCCTTTCTAGTGCACTGAATTCCATCTTCAGCAAGTGGGATCTCCCCGTCTTCACGCTGCCCTTCAACATCGTGGTGACCCTGTACTTTGCAGCCACAGGCCACTACAACCTCTTCTTCCCCACAAAGCTGGTGAAACCCGTGTCTTCACTGCCCAACATCACCTGGACAGAAATTGAGATGCCCTTG CTGCTACAAGCCATCCCCATCGGGGTGGGCCAGGTGTATGGCTGTGACAACCCCTGGACGGGCGGTGTGTTCCTCGTGGCCCTGTTCATCTGCTCACCACTCATCTGTCTGCACGCCGCCATCGGCTCCATCGTGGGGATGCTGGCAG CCCTGACGGTGGCCACGCCCTTTGAGAAGATCTACCTGGGCCTTTGGAGCTACAACTGCGTCCTCTCCTGCATCGCAGTTGGCGGCATGTTCTACGCCCTCACCTGGCAGACCCACCTGCTAGCCCTCGTCTGTG CCCTGTTCTCTGCATACATGGGAGCAGCCCTCGCCAACATCATGTCTGTG ATTGGTGTGCCTCCCTGCACCTGGCCCTTCTGCCTTTCCACCCTCATCTTCCTGCTGCTGACCACCAGCAACCCCGCCATCTACAAGCTCCCGCTCAGCAAGGTCACCTACCCGGAGGCCAACCGCATCTACTACCTGACTCTGAGGAACGGCGAAGAAGAGAAGGCCCCCAGCGGTGACTAG